A window of Saccharomyces paradoxus chromosome XI, complete sequence contains these coding sequences:
- the ZRT3 gene encoding Zn(2+) transporter ZRT3 (Vacuolar membrane zinc transporter~similar to YKL175W): MERIPRWLLFSLISSVLCILGALCVPLLSVAFDSKRNSQSKLVNYGLSLSAGSMITTSLYMLLPRIEKSNRFKVFPGLLLGICLSFFLNYLVHAFASESLVHCADKSDHSPDSHVHPQSHSHSHSHSHSDSDSHFGNNCDIENGPSDHDYLTSTSSVSENDPLITKDSNRPKMKKKMSLIDLLTRRKSEGECCDLNKCTPLLQSEQPEYIACVPPVIKSSQSERNVPRGGDEPEDNVQSDNKDHRGLVCMENNVGYDLENLSLYRKNFLSSHHHHSPESSENYGFNQQSRSSASSLGSDITENPALLAETQRHPDNVSLYPHHHHLETPFSKLLSIGMQTCLVLALHKFPEGFIIFYTNRSDSSKSLGFSIFLSLTIHNFVEGFAMTLPFYTAFESKWVAILITTVLGGGSQPLGALIGYFIFRGSTPRDHEPNMDLLLSITAGFLLVIGLQMFQTGIGFSDGHHHHQGEGDEEMKQSHSSGTTCLKWCCTGVLLILASALFT, translated from the coding sequence atggaaagaattCCCCGGTGGTTGTTGTTTTCCCTGATATCGTCAGTGCTGTGTATACTCGGGGCCTTGTGTGTGCCGTTGTTATCGGTTGCCTTTGATAGCAAGCGGAATAGCCAATCTAAGTTGGTCAACTATGGCCTTTCTCTAAGTGCTGGATCTATGATCACTACTTCACTATATATGTTGTTGCCTCGAATCGAAAAATCAAACCGGTTCAAGGTATTTCCTGGGTTGCTTCTAGGTATTTGCCTCAGTTTTTTCCTAAACTACCTTGTTCATGCTTTCGCCAGCGAGTCTCTGGTACACTGTGCCGATAAATCTGATCATAGCCCGGATTCACATGTACACCCACAATCACACTCGCATTCGCACTCGCATTCACATTCGGATTCGGATTCGCATTTTGGCAACAATTGTGATATAGAAAATGGCCCCTCTGACCATGATTATCTAACTTCCACTTCAAGTGTTTCTGAAAATGACCCATTGATTACAAAGGATAGCAATAGAcccaaaatgaaaaagaaaatgtccTTGATTGACTTGCTAACGAGAAGGAAGTCAGAAGGTGAGTGTTGCGATTTGAACAAGTGCACTCCGCTCTTACAATCAGAGCAACCGGAATATATCGCATGTGTCCCACCAGTGATAAAGTCTTCTCAAAGCGAAAGAAATGTCCCCCGCGGAGGCGACGAACCAGAAGATAACGTACAATCCGATAATAAGGATCATCGCGGCCTTGTATGCATGGAAAATAATGTTGGTTACGACCTTGAAAACCTGTCATTGTACCGtaagaattttctttcgagccatcatcatcattctCCTGAATCGTCCGAAAATTATGGCTTCAACCAGCAGTCGCGCTCTTCTGCATCATCTTTGGGAAGCGATATAACTGAGAATCCGGCCTTATTGGCAGAAACACAACGTCATCCAGACAATGTTTCATTATACCCTCACCATCATCACTTAGAGACtcctttttccaaattattGTCTATCGGTATGCAAACTTGTCTAGTTCTTGCATTACACAAATTTCCTGAAgggtttattattttttacacCAATAGATCAGACTCATCGAAATCCTTGGggttttccatttttttaagtttGACAATCCATAATTTCGTCGAAGGGTTTGCAATGACGTTACCATTTTACACTGCATTTGAATCCAAATGGGTTGCTATTTTGATTACCACCGTTCTCGGCGGTGGTTCTCAACCATTGGGTGCATTGATAGGTTATTTCATCTTTAGGGGCAGTACTCCAAGGGATCACGAACCCAACATGGATCTTTTACTAAGCATCACCGCGGGGTTCCTATTAGTGATCGGTTTGCAGATGTTCCAGACTGGTATCGGGTTTAGCGATGgacatcatcatcatcaggGAGAAggtgatgaagaaatgaagCAGTCCCATAGTTCCGGCACAACTTGCTTGAAATGGTGCTGTACTGGCGTTTTGCTAATTCTAGCGAGCGCCCTATTCACTTGA